A window of Candidatus Nomurabacteria bacterium contains these coding sequences:
- a CDS encoding YidC/Oxa1 family membrane protein insertase — protein MIGNFFHLVFFLPLYNALIWLSSILPGGDIGLAIVILTLIVKVILFPLQHRMSKTQAALKKLEPELQKLKEKYADDKSEQAKQLMALYREHGVNPLSGFIILLIQLPVLLALFWVFKDSFTLRPEWFYSFVTPPAVSNTLFLGLLDITTKSYILAILVGLSQFFQMKLVLPPQSATGEKNAKNSLASDFTRGLNLQMQYFMPVMVMFIGFSLPAAISLYWFTSNLFAIGHEIFVNQKLKEKKALN, from the coding sequence ATGATTGGTAATTTTTTTCATTTGGTTTTCTTTCTCCCGCTCTATAATGCCCTAATTTGGCTAAGCAGTATCCTGCCTGGTGGAGATATTGGTCTTGCAATCGTCATCCTAACCCTGATTGTTAAGGTTATCCTTTTTCCGCTTCAACACAGAATGAGTAAGACCCAGGCGGCCCTTAAAAAACTTGAACCAGAGTTGCAAAAATTAAAGGAGAAATATGCCGATGACAAGAGTGAACAGGCTAAACAACTAATGGCTCTTTACCGCGAGCACGGTGTTAACCCCCTTTCTGGTTTCATTATTTTACTTATACAGTTGCCGGTTCTTTTGGCACTTTTTTGGGTTTTTAAAGATAGCTTTACCCTTAGACCTGAGTGGTTCTACTCATTTGTAACGCCCCCCGCCGTCTCCAACACGCTCTTCCTTGGTCTACTGGATATCACCACTAAAAGTTATATTCTAGCGATACTCGTTGGCCTTTCTCAATTTTTCCAAATGAAGCTAGTCTTACCTCCGCAGTCTGCTACTGGTGAAAAAAATGCTAAAAACTCTCTCGCTTCAGATTTCACACGGGGACTCAACCTTCAAATGCAGTATTTTATGCCAGTGATGGTAATGTTTATCGGCTTTTCTCTTCCTGCGGCTATATCGCTCTATTGGTTTACCAGTAACCTGTTCGCTATCGGTCACGAGATTTTTGTAAACCAAAAATTGAAAGAGAAAAAGGCTCTGAACTAG
- a CDS encoding PrgI family protein has translation MLNFQVPQFIEIEDKIFGPLTFRQFVYVAGGAGFSFMFWVYLPYHWLAVIFILPVFGLALALAFYKVNNRSFILVLEAVFRYLLTHKLYIWKHSDPTKTSSVSGNNQKADRPKALVMPKLSESRLKDLSWSLDIREKVQ, from the coding sequence ATGCTCAACTTTCAGGTCCCACAATTTATTGAGATTGAAGATAAGATTTTCGGACCCCTAACCTTTCGTCAATTCGTCTATGTTGCCGGTGGAGCGGGATTCTCCTTCATGTTTTGGGTTTATCTACCCTATCACTGGCTTGCGGTAATTTTCATTCTTCCGGTATTTGGTCTCGCCTTAGCCCTCGCCTTTTATAAAGTAAATAACCGCTCTTTTATTCTGGTTCTGGAAGCGGTGTTCCGTTATCTTCTTACCCATAAGCTTTATATCTGGAAACACAGCGACCCAACCAAGACAAGCTCCGTGTCCGGGAATAACCAAAAAGCAGACCGCCCGAAAGCGCTGGTAATGCCCAAACTCTCCGAAAGTCGCCTGAAAGATTTGTCCTGGAGTCTGGACATTCGAGAAAAGGTCCAATAA
- a CDS encoding conjugal transfer protein TraC: protein MMAPVFPQDIYQMGVLGLRDILAPSALKVTPRLLNLGDKVARTFYVISYPRFLSGDWFSPLINLDKVFDISILIHPIDTSIALRQLEKKVAEVQSQISIKEDRGLVRDPVLDTAYADIETLRDSLQQAREKIFDVGVYITIYGETEDELNKTETEIKGILDAKLVYLKPALFQQAEGFKSVIPTAEDLLAVNYKLNSSPLSSLFPFVSFDLTSNKGILYGINRHNSSLILFDRFSLENYNSVTFAKSGSGKSYATKLEILRSLMFDTDVLVIDPEREYEFLAEAVGGRYFNISLTSEHHINPFDLPFPREDESPADVLRSNIINLVGLFRLMLGGLTPEEDAIMDNAITETYALKDITADGDFTNKPAPLLSDLELVLVGMDGGEALAQRLLKYTRGTWAGFINKPTNVDINKKFVVFSVRDMEDELKPVAMYIVMHNIWNAIRRNMKKRLLVIDEAWWMMKSKDTASFLFSLVKRGRKYYLGVATITQDVGDFLKSEYGTPIITNSSIQLLLKQSPAAIDLVQQTFQLTDGEKYLLLESAVGEGIFFAGLKHVAIKIIASYTEDQIITSDPSQILAIKQAKLDKEKLDG, encoded by the coding sequence ATGATGGCCCCGGTTTTTCCACAAGACATCTACCAGATGGGGGTGCTCGGCTTGCGTGATATTCTCGCCCCAAGCGCACTCAAGGTAACGCCCCGCCTACTTAACCTGGGAGACAAAGTGGCTCGCACCTTTTATGTCATTTCCTACCCACGTTTTCTTTCTGGAGACTGGTTCTCACCGCTCATAAACTTAGACAAGGTCTTTGATATATCAATTCTGATTCATCCCATTGATACCTCCATCGCCTTACGCCAGTTGGAGAAAAAAGTGGCCGAGGTTCAAAGTCAGATCAGCATTAAGGAAGACCGCGGGCTAGTTCGTGACCCCGTTCTCGATACCGCTTATGCCGACATCGAGACCCTACGTGATTCACTTCAACAAGCCCGCGAAAAGATTTTTGATGTTGGTGTCTATATCACAATCTATGGTGAAACAGAAGATGAGTTAAATAAAACAGAAACCGAAATAAAAGGCATCCTGGACGCCAAGTTGGTTTACCTAAAACCAGCCCTTTTCCAGCAAGCGGAGGGCTTCAAAAGTGTGATCCCCACCGCCGAAGACCTGCTCGCGGTAAACTACAAGCTTAATTCCTCTCCACTTTCCTCGCTCTTCCCTTTTGTCTCGTTCGATTTAACTTCAAATAAAGGAATTCTATATGGAATAAACCGCCACAACTCATCCCTAATCCTGTTTGATCGCTTCTCGCTAGAAAACTATAACTCCGTCACTTTTGCCAAATCTGGCTCTGGAAAATCCTACGCAACTAAGTTGGAAATCTTACGTTCACTAATGTTCGACACAGATGTGCTGGTCATTGACCCAGAGAGGGAATACGAATTCCTAGCTGAAGCCGTCGGTGGACGCTACTTCAACATTTCCCTCACCTCTGAACACCACATCAACCCTTTTGATTTGCCCTTCCCGCGAGAAGACGAGTCGCCGGCTGATGTCTTGCGTTCAAATATTATCAACCTCGTTGGCTTATTCAGATTAATGCTTGGCGGCCTAACCCCTGAAGAAGATGCGATCATGGACAATGCCATCACTGAGACCTATGCCTTGAAGGACATCACAGCCGACGGCGACTTTACCAACAAACCAGCTCCACTTCTCTCTGACTTAGAATTAGTTCTGGTCGGAATGGATGGCGGAGAAGCTCTCGCTCAGCGCCTACTCAAGTACACCCGTGGAACCTGGGCCGGCTTTATCAATAAACCCACGAATGTTGATATTAATAAAAAGTTCGTCGTCTTCTCCGTTCGCGACATGGAAGATGAGCTTAAACCGGTGGCAATGTATATTGTCATGCACAATATCTGGAACGCCATTCGACGCAATATGAAAAAACGCCTGCTCGTCATTGATGAAGCTTGGTGGATGATGAAATCCAAGGACACGGCATCATTCTTATTTTCATTGGTTAAAAGAGGTAGAAAGTATTACTTGGGTGTCGCCACCATCACTCAAGACGTCGGCGACTTCTTGAAAAGTGAGTATGGCACACCAATTATTACCAACTCTTCTATCCAGCTTCTACTGAAACAATCGCCAGCGGCAATTGACCTGGTCCAGCAAACATTCCAACTAACCGACGGTGAGAAGTATCTGTTACTGGAGTCGGCAGTAGGGGAAGGAATCTTTTTCGCGGGATTAAAACATGTGGCTATCAAAATAATCGCCTCCTACACAGAGGATCAAATTATCACTTCCGACCCCTCTCAGATTCTTGCAATAAAACAGGCGAAATTAGACAAAGAAAAACTAGATGGCTGA
- the rnpA gene encoding ribonuclease P protein component — MLARFLRLDRPEIELVVARGRRFGNRDLGLRVLKVGHSPSRFAIVVPAKEMKQSVDRHLIKRRIRSVIRSLAPRILLGFHIVVFCGSATVNWSFAELKKSFVDLLKDFIKKES; from the coding sequence ATGCTCGCTCGTTTCCTCCGGTTGGATCGTCCTGAGATTGAATTAGTGGTTGCAAGGGGTCGCCGGTTTGGCAACCGAGATCTTGGTTTGCGGGTTTTAAAGGTGGGTCACTCCCCTAGCCGTTTTGCCATAGTAGTTCCCGCCAAGGAGATGAAACAATCAGTTGATCGCCATTTGATTAAGCGTCGCATCCGTTCAGTCATTCGGTCTTTGGCCCCACGTATTTTACTTGGTTTTCACATAGTTGTGTTCTGTGGTTCGGCGACAGTAAACTGGTCATTCGCAGAATTAAAAAAAAGTTTTGTGGACTTACTTAAGGATTTTATTAAAAAAGAGTCATGA